In Nitrospira sp., one genomic interval encodes:
- a CDS encoding AAA family ATPase, producing the protein MNTRTLSPEDYWRAVVSRKWLVFSAILVSLSIAGAVCALMPKIYQSSTKMWFEGAKIEESIVSGPSPGGGAYVPTLDDRVMEVRQFVMGRKTLGQIAGEFGLFGYDKERPEGIDSENAVRAMRGSIKVEPTKDKLFITLSFSSEDPTLARDVTSRLSDLFIEETLKDRERGVEAAEDFLGLELRHAKAELEAKEKIISEFKQQYLGELPQQIDANLRKLDRLQDDMKTQGEQAQNLSSRLIQLDKSIKDYEETGEISDAPGGAAKRNKDPRLARIKELERRLVELSSMYKETYPDLVQVKEEIRKLREMTSAQYRDLLPDNDVPEDTAEAKRGKRKSIDPYHAELLRQRDDIVLELDAVKRRQAHIAAEMSQYEKRVERTPEREQKLKTLERDYENLQKNYQSLLDKKLSAGVQKSLAQGRKGAKFSIVDPAYTPVVPVIPNIPLIMLAGLAVGCALGIGGAVGLELMGRGFRSAEEVEITLGLPVIASIPLYESAFGGTMQTVRAFSRKSGRASSLMLSSKGEQDEEYRNSRGLPAITSSMKHSIQGGQLQKPAPGLELVSMWRPLSFVAEQYRVAATRLELMSGERKSTTIVVTSAVMGEGKSSTALNLGYVLAKDLDRRTLVIDCDLKRPMQHIYAGLWQQPGLAEVLRGTKTIEDCMQRLGEAGPWILTAGSVADNPLALSKMHQLAELVTDLKEKFDYVIIDAPPVLPLADMHVLSSMADVLAYVVKASMTGRDVVHKALRAIGSTANIGIILNGLDAHTTPYYMQQEYYREAHHEQVKQV; encoded by the coding sequence ATGAACACGCGCACGTTGTCGCCAGAAGACTATTGGCGGGCGGTTGTTAGCAGAAAGTGGCTTGTTTTTTCTGCAATTTTGGTCTCGCTTAGCATCGCGGGCGCAGTGTGTGCGTTAATGCCCAAGATTTATCAATCGAGCACTAAGATGTGGTTTGAAGGTGCGAAGATTGAAGAGTCTATTGTGAGTGGACCAAGTCCTGGGGGGGGAGCCTATGTGCCTACCCTTGACGATAGAGTCATGGAGGTACGGCAGTTTGTCATGGGTCGTAAGACCCTGGGGCAAATAGCTGGGGAGTTCGGCCTCTTTGGATACGATAAAGAGCGGCCTGAAGGAATAGACTCAGAGAATGCTGTTCGGGCAATGCGTGGCTCTATTAAGGTGGAACCAACAAAAGACAAGCTTTTTATTACACTGTCATTCTCAAGCGAAGATCCTACCCTTGCCAGGGATGTAACTTCCAGGCTGAGCGATTTGTTTATCGAAGAAACACTGAAGGATCGTGAACGAGGGGTTGAGGCGGCTGAGGATTTTTTAGGGTTGGAGTTGAGGCATGCCAAGGCGGAGTTAGAGGCAAAAGAAAAAATTATCTCTGAATTCAAACAGCAATATTTAGGAGAATTACCACAGCAAATTGATGCTAATCTTCGCAAGTTGGATCGCCTTCAGGATGATATGAAGACTCAAGGTGAACAGGCTCAGAATTTGAGTAGCCGTCTAATTCAGCTTGATAAATCAATCAAGGATTACGAGGAAACCGGCGAGATTAGTGATGCGCCTGGTGGCGCCGCTAAGCGAAATAAGGATCCGCGGTTGGCGAGAATTAAAGAGCTGGAGCGTCGACTAGTTGAGCTGTCGTCTATGTATAAGGAAACTTATCCTGACCTAGTTCAGGTCAAAGAGGAGATTAGAAAGCTCAGAGAGATGACGTCGGCTCAATATCGGGACCTACTCCCAGACAATGATGTTCCTGAAGATACCGCCGAGGCAAAGCGAGGCAAGAGAAAAAGCATAGACCCCTACCATGCAGAACTACTGAGGCAGCGAGATGATATAGTGCTGGAGTTGGATGCGGTGAAGCGTCGACAGGCACATATTGCCGCGGAAATGTCACAGTATGAAAAACGAGTGGAAAGGACGCCTGAGCGGGAGCAAAAGCTAAAAACATTGGAACGAGATTACGAAAACCTCCAGAAAAATTATCAATCTCTGTTAGATAAGAAGCTTAGTGCAGGGGTACAGAAGAGCTTGGCCCAAGGACGCAAAGGGGCTAAGTTCAGTATTGTGGATCCGGCGTATACACCAGTTGTTCCAGTTATCCCCAATATTCCCCTCATCATGTTGGCGGGGCTTGCTGTTGGGTGTGCACTGGGAATTGGGGGTGCGGTGGGGCTTGAACTTATGGGGCGTGGGTTTCGATCGGCAGAGGAGGTTGAAATTACTCTGGGGTTGCCAGTCATTGCATCGATTCCACTGTATGAGAGTGCTTTTGGTGGGACGATGCAAACGGTAAGGGCGTTCTCTCGCAAGAGCGGAAGGGCTTCTTCATTGATGCTATCGAGTAAGGGAGAGCAAGACGAGGAGTACAGGAATTCTCGAGGATTGCCTGCCATCACATCATCGATGAAACACAGTATTCAAGGAGGACAGCTTCAGAAGCCAGCTCCGGGCCTTGAATTGGTGTCGATGTGGAGGCCGTTATCGTTCGTTGCCGAGCAATATCGTGTTGCAGCAACCAGACTTGAACTAATGTCGGGCGAACGGAAGAGTACTACCATAGTGGTTACCAGTGCGGTTATGGGGGAAGGAAAGTCTTCAACGGCTCTCAATCTTGGCTATGTGCTCGCCAAAGATTTGGACCGAAGGACGCTTGTAATTGATTGCGATCTTAAGCGCCCAATGCAGCACATCTATGCGGGGCTTTGGCAACAGCCTGGGTTGGCAGAGGTGCTTCGCGGGACTAAAACAATTGAGGACTGCATGCAGCGACTAGGGGAGGCCGGTCCGTGGATCCTCACCGCAGGATCTGTTGCAGACAATCCATTGGCGCTATCAAAGATGCATCAGCTTGCAGAGCTGGTTACAGACCTTAAAGAGAAGTTTGATTATGTAATTATTGACGCGCCTCCTGTGTTACCTCTCGCGGATATGCATGTATTGTCCAGTATGGCAGATGTGCTTGCCTATGTAGTTAAGGCAAGCATGACAGGCCGGGACGTTGTGCATAAGGCTTTGCGTGCGATCGGAAGCACGGCGAATATCGGAATTATCTTGAATGGGTTGGACGCTCATACGACGCCCTACTATATGCAGCAAGAATACTACCGCGAAGCTCATCATGAACAGGTCAAGCAAGTCTGA
- a CDS encoding TIGR03013 family PEP-CTERM/XrtA system glycosyltransferase, with the protein MLILGVGPLARDLCQTLLAKRTGFTEVVGFLDKDATRIGERIVNPSIIGTYDQLFEIAERYQVHTVAVCLEDRRAVLPVQTLLDMKAMGRDVVDGHYLYEEESGRLSIDHLKPSALIFSTGFRRRLVTMLLKRFVDIVIAITGGILLLPLCCILALLIKLDSPGTVFYRQMRVGLRGRPYMIWKFRSMRNDAELHGARWASAEDPRISRVGRWLRKWRLDEFPQLINVVRGEMSLVGPRPERPVFVQELRNTIPYYDLRHTVRPGITGWAQTRFRYGASKEDSHVKLQYDLFYVKNLSLILDLRIVIHTVKVMLMGEGAR; encoded by the coding sequence GTGCTGATTCTTGGGGTTGGGCCGCTTGCTCGAGACCTCTGTCAAACATTGCTGGCAAAGCGTACAGGTTTTACTGAGGTGGTTGGCTTTCTTGATAAAGATGCTACCCGTATCGGTGAGCGGATCGTCAATCCGAGTATAATCGGAACCTATGACCAATTGTTCGAAATCGCTGAGCGGTATCAAGTGCACACTGTAGCAGTATGTTTAGAGGATCGGCGAGCGGTCTTGCCAGTTCAGACTTTACTCGACATGAAGGCGATGGGGCGCGACGTTGTTGATGGGCATTATCTATATGAAGAGGAGTCCGGTCGACTCTCCATAGACCATTTGAAGCCGAGCGCTCTGATTTTTTCGACAGGGTTTCGTCGCAGATTAGTTACTATGCTTCTGAAGAGGTTTGTGGATATTGTGATTGCAATAACGGGAGGCATCCTACTCCTTCCACTTTGCTGCATATTGGCACTTCTTATTAAGTTGGATTCGCCGGGAACCGTCTTTTATCGTCAAATGCGCGTGGGGTTGCGTGGGCGTCCTTACATGATTTGGAAATTCAGGTCCATGCGTAATGATGCCGAGCTGCACGGCGCCAGATGGGCATCTGCCGAGGACCCACGAATATCTAGAGTCGGACGGTGGCTTCGTAAGTGGCGACTGGACGAATTCCCCCAACTCATTAACGTTGTTAGGGGAGAGATGAGTTTGGTCGGTCCTCGTCCAGAGCGACCTGTTTTCGTTCAAGAATTGAGAAATACTATTCCTTATTATGATCTAAGACATACAGTTCGACCGGGCATTACCGGGTGGGCCCAAACTAGGTTTCGATACGGTGCGTCTAAGGAAGATTCGCATGTCAAGCTCCAATATGATTTATTTTACGTTAAGAACCTTTCGCTGATATTGGATCTTCGAATCGTGATTCATACCGTGAAGGTCATGTTAATGGGTGAGGGAGCACGTTAA
- a CDS encoding DUF3473 domain-containing protein: protein MSAQRHCLSFDVEEHFQVSAFESPMRRRHWSQLESRVEANTEKLLNLLSAANVRATFFILGWVAERFPSLVRRIASIGHEVASHGYGHELITSQTPAMFREDIRKAKGILEDILASPVLGYRAPSFSITRDTMWATEILVQEGYRYDSSVFPILHDRYGVPSARPTVHCIQTASGALWEVPPSTIGYAGVRLPIAGGGYFRLYPYFISRVLLRKLESEGTSLVMYLHPWEFDPDQPRMEGSVMSRLRHYLNLDKTESRLNMLLQDFSFAPIRQVFPPIEQMYLGKLVSRTIERHLPSTCQ, encoded by the coding sequence GTGTCCGCTCAAAGACATTGTCTGTCATTCGATGTGGAAGAACACTTCCAGGTTTCTGCATTTGAATCACCGATGCGCAGAAGGCACTGGTCGCAGTTAGAAAGTCGAGTGGAGGCTAATACTGAAAAGCTACTTAATTTATTGAGTGCGGCGAACGTGCGGGCAACTTTTTTCATCTTGGGGTGGGTGGCTGAGCGCTTTCCCTCCCTAGTGCGGCGCATTGCTTCGATTGGGCACGAAGTTGCATCTCACGGATATGGTCACGAACTTATCACGAGTCAGACCCCGGCTATGTTTCGTGAGGATATTCGTAAAGCAAAAGGCATTCTAGAGGACATTCTTGCCTCTCCAGTGCTGGGCTATCGAGCTCCAAGCTTTTCGATTACTCGCGACACGATGTGGGCAACTGAGATTCTCGTGCAAGAAGGTTATAGGTATGATTCTAGCGTCTTCCCCATTTTGCATGATCGGTACGGAGTACCTTCGGCACGACCGACTGTGCACTGCATTCAAACGGCGTCGGGAGCACTATGGGAAGTACCTCCCTCAACGATAGGATATGCAGGGGTTCGGCTGCCAATTGCAGGGGGGGGGTATTTTAGGCTGTATCCGTACTTTATATCGCGAGTTCTTCTTCGTAAATTGGAGAGCGAGGGGACGTCATTGGTGATGTATTTGCATCCGTGGGAGTTCGATCCGGATCAACCAAGAATGGAAGGTTCTGTAATGTCGCGCCTGCGACATTATTTGAACCTCGATAAGACTGAATCGCGCCTAAACATGTTGCTTCAGGATTTTTCTTTTGCTCCTATTAGGCAGGTGTTTCCGCCCATTGAGCAGATGTACCTTGGAAAACTGGTCTCGCGGACAATAGAAAGACATCTTCCTTCTACCTGCCAATGA
- a CDS encoding ABC transporter permease has product MWQIDWREIWAARELFYFIAWRDLKTRYAQTAIGAGWALMQPLMSTAIFTLVFSYLAKMPSEGIPYPLFALAALLPWSLFAKSLERSTLSVVTEGSLIKKVYFPRLIIPIAATFINVVDFAVGLFLLLGLMVWYQVMPSWALIFLPLFVVIALVTALSVSLWLSALNVKYRDVASIVPLLTQVWMFASPVLYPSSLVPDSLRLLYGLNPMAGVIEGMRWALLGRVPPDWIMIGVSLGVVLLLLAGGLVFFRRVERTFADLI; this is encoded by the coding sequence ATGTGGCAGATCGACTGGCGCGAGATCTGGGCTGCACGCGAGTTGTTCTATTTCATAGCGTGGCGGGATTTAAAAACGCGGTATGCACAAACAGCCATTGGAGCTGGTTGGGCTCTGATGCAGCCACTGATGAGCACCGCAATCTTCACCCTCGTGTTTAGTTACCTGGCTAAGATGCCTTCTGAGGGGATACCTTACCCCCTCTTTGCACTGGCTGCTCTCCTGCCTTGGTCCTTGTTTGCTAAGAGCCTGGAACGCAGCACCTTGAGTGTGGTGACAGAGGGCAGCTTAATCAAGAAAGTCTATTTCCCCCGCTTGATCATTCCCATCGCGGCGACCTTTATCAATGTGGTGGATTTCGCTGTAGGACTCTTTTTGTTACTTGGGCTGATGGTCTGGTATCAGGTCATGCCTTCGTGGGCCTTAATCTTCCTACCCTTATTCGTCGTCATTGCTCTTGTCACAGCACTGTCCGTAAGCCTATGGCTCTCTGCGCTCAACGTAAAGTATCGGGATGTTGCCTCTATCGTTCCATTGCTGACACAAGTATGGATGTTCGCTTCACCGGTCTTATATCCGAGTTCATTGGTGCCTGATTCTCTACGCCTACTCTATGGATTGAATCCGATGGCCGGCGTCATTGAGGGGATGCGATGGGCTCTGCTAGGGAGAGTTCCACCAGACTGGATCATGATTGGGGTGAGTTTGGGTGTAGTGCTGTTGCTGTTGGCAGGAGGACTCGTCTTTTTTAGGAGGGTGGAGCGGACCTTCGCTGATCTGATTTAA
- a CDS encoding ABC transporter ATP-binding protein yields the protein MGDTAILVDRLHKRYQLGGAHGQDGSLARALAGGMRKLCGRSALPSIHPEQTIWALRDVSFEIKQGEVFGVVGTNGSGKSTLLKILSRVTEPTKGRAFIHGRFCGLLEVGTGFHPELTGRDNVYMSGAILGMSRHEIARKFDEIVAFAEVERFIDTPVKHYSSGMYVRLGFSVLAHMDPDILIVDEVLAVGDVRFQKKCMSKMEDVGQHGRTVILVSHDMPAITRLCKRALLLEKGEVVQEGSAHDVVNHYLHAGHIKPCVEWPDADKAPGNEVVRLRAVRVLSESGAVSAILDIRRPIRLEIEYDVLKPGQKIVAQFGLNTEEDIVAFIANDRDPAWYRKARSVGRYVSTAWIPGNFLSEGTMVIGAGIFAEDPWQEYCDVPRVVGFRVVDPGAGDTARGDVTGRWEGAVRPLLKWTTEHTPPLD from the coding sequence ATGGGTGATACGGCTATTCTTGTTGACCGACTCCACAAGCGCTACCAGCTGGGCGGTGCCCACGGCCAAGACGGGTCTTTGGCACGAGCGTTGGCGGGTGGCATGCGAAAGCTTTGCGGCCGATCTGCCCTTCCCTCCATCCACCCAGAGCAGACCATTTGGGCGCTTCGTGATGTGTCATTTGAGATTAAGCAAGGAGAGGTTTTCGGAGTAGTCGGGACGAATGGGTCCGGTAAAAGCACCCTTTTAAAGATTCTTTCAAGGGTAACGGAACCGACAAAGGGCCGAGCATTTATTCATGGGCGATTCTGTGGCTTATTGGAAGTAGGTACCGGCTTCCACCCGGAGTTAACCGGTCGAGACAACGTATACATGAGCGGCGCGATTTTGGGTATGAGCCGTCATGAAATCGCCAGGAAGTTTGATGAAATTGTGGCCTTCGCGGAGGTAGAGCGTTTTATCGATACGCCGGTCAAACACTATTCTAGTGGTATGTATGTGCGCCTGGGATTTTCGGTCTTAGCACATATGGATCCAGATATTTTGATCGTTGACGAGGTGCTGGCAGTTGGAGATGTTCGCTTTCAGAAAAAATGTATGAGCAAGATGGAGGATGTCGGGCAACATGGACGAACGGTCATTCTCGTCTCCCACGATATGCCGGCTATTACCCGATTGTGCAAACGAGCCCTCCTCTTAGAAAAGGGGGAGGTGGTTCAGGAAGGCTCCGCACATGACGTCGTTAACCACTATCTTCACGCTGGCCATATCAAGCCTTGCGTCGAGTGGCCTGATGCAGACAAGGCTCCTGGGAATGAGGTTGTCCGCTTGCGTGCCGTGCGAGTTCTGTCGGAAAGCGGCGCGGTGTCAGCCATCTTGGACATCCGCCGACCGATCCGGTTGGAGATTGAGTACGATGTTTTAAAACCAGGTCAAAAGATTGTAGCCCAATTTGGTCTGAATACTGAGGAAGATATAGTTGCTTTTATTGCAAACGACCGAGATCCCGCATGGTACAGAAAAGCTAGAAGCGTGGGGCGCTATGTCAGTACTGCCTGGATTCCAGGAAATTTTTTGTCAGAAGGTACGATGGTAATCGGTGCGGGGATTTTTGCAGAAGATCCATGGCAGGAATACTGTGATGTTCCGCGCGTCGTTGGTTTTCGTGTGGTTGATCCGGGAGCAGGAGATACAGCTCGAGGGGATGTGACTGGGCGATGGGAGGGGGCTGTCAGACCCTTGCTCAAGTGGACTACCGAACATACTCCACCGTTGGATTAG
- the rfbF gene encoding glucose-1-phosphate cytidylyltransferase: MKAVILAGGLGTRLSEETVLRPKPMVEIGGKPILWHIMQIHAVHGITEFVIALGYKGEMIKEYFLNFFAINNDLSVDLSTGKTTIHDGNQPKWTVHLADTGLTTQTGGRVKRLKKWLEGDDTFMLTYGDGVADLDIHKLLEFHRSHGKLATMTSVRSPARFGRIGFDGDQVTEFFEKPESGEGWINGGFFVLSTKALDYIEGDHTVWERDPVERLAYAGEMMGYKHYGFWSCMDTLKEKGYLEELWSSGKAPWKIW; encoded by the coding sequence ATGAAGGCAGTGATTTTGGCTGGTGGGTTAGGTACAAGGCTTTCCGAAGAAACAGTGCTTCGTCCTAAGCCTATGGTGGAGATCGGAGGGAAACCAATCCTTTGGCATATCATGCAGATTCATGCCGTGCATGGCATCACCGAGTTCGTCATCGCGCTTGGTTACAAAGGTGAAATGATTAAGGAATATTTCCTGAATTTTTTTGCGATCAACAATGATTTATCCGTCGATCTCTCCACAGGAAAAACGACGATCCATGACGGAAACCAACCCAAATGGACCGTTCATCTGGCTGACACAGGTCTCACTACCCAAACTGGTGGAAGGGTTAAGCGTCTCAAGAAGTGGCTAGAGGGGGACGATACCTTCATGTTGACCTATGGCGATGGTGTAGCAGACCTCGATATTCATAAGCTGCTGGAATTTCATCGCTCTCACGGTAAGCTGGCCACGATGACTTCGGTTCGATCCCCCGCACGTTTCGGACGCATCGGGTTCGATGGCGATCAGGTTACGGAATTTTTTGAGAAACCAGAATCTGGGGAGGGGTGGATCAACGGCGGGTTTTTTGTACTCAGTACTAAAGCACTGGACTATATTGAAGGAGATCACACGGTTTGGGAAAGAGATCCGGTTGAGCGATTGGCCTATGCGGGTGAGATGATGGGGTACAAACACTATGGATTCTGGTCTTGCATGGACACATTGAAGGAAAAGGGCTATCTCGAAGAATTGTGGAGTTCAGGTAAGGCACCTTGGAAAATATGGTAA